From Ficedula albicollis isolate OC2 chromosome 5, FicAlb1.5, whole genome shotgun sequence, one genomic window encodes:
- the TMEM179 gene encoding transmembrane protein 179, translating to MALSNFLFAQCICYFLAFLFSFIVVVPLSENGNDFHGRCLLFTEGMWLNANLTVERQRFTVQEWGPEAACRFSIFTGLLSLLLATVQAWRTLFFLCKGHEDSFFYAFLNLLISAFVVFITFIASTIVSVGFNMWCDAITEKGSMPNSCEELQDIDLELNLENSAFYDQFAIAQFGLWAAWLTWLAITILAFLKVYHNYRQEDLLDSLIHEKELLLGRSPSRSSLQDDKSGMI from the exons ATGGCGCTCAGCAATTTCCTCTTCGCCCAGTGCATCTGCTATTTCCTGGCCTTTCTCTTCAGCTTCATCGTGGTGGTGCCACTCTCCGAGAATGGCAACGACTTCCACGGCCGGTGCCTGCTCTTCACCGAGGGCATGTGGCTCAACGCCAACCTGACGGTGGAGCGGCAGCGCTTCACGGTGCAGGAGTGGGGCCCCGAGGCTGCCTGCCGCTTTAGCATCTTCACcgggctcctctccctgctgctggccacagtgCAGGCCTGGAGAaccctcttcttcctctgcaaAGGGCACGAGGA CTCTTTCTTTTACGCCTTCCTGAATCTGCTGATCAGCGCCTTTGTGGTGTTCATCACATTTATTGCCAGCACTATAGTGAGTGTAGGATTTAACATGTGGTGTGATGCAATTACTGAAAAAGGAAGCATGCCAAATAG CTGTGAAGAATTACAGGATATAGATCTTGAGTTGAACTTGGAAAACTCTGCTTTCTATGACCAATTTGCTATTGCACAG tTTGGTCTCTGGGCTGCCTGGCTGACTTGGCTGGCAATTACCATTCTGGCTTTCCTGAAGGTTTATCACAACTACAGACAGGAGGACCTGCTAGATAGCCTGATCCatgagaaggagctgctgctagGAAGATCCCCTTCACGATCCTCTTTGCAAGATGACAAAAGTGGCATGATCTAA